GTCATGAACAACGGGTTTGCATATGGCACGAACAAACTTCCTCATCAGCAGATATTGTGGATCTCTCTTTCAGGTGTGACGGAAGAACAGATGCAGAAGCGCAACTATGGTGAATCGATTGCCAATCTGCTCAATGTAGGTATTGCCGATTACTGCGGCGTGTCCCGATCCAGGGTTGAGTTTTTATATGAAACGTTGGAATCCAAACCTGAGCATTATGAGGCACTGCTGAACCATGCGCATAACCTGGGACTGAACTACGCCAATGATCCTTCGACGCTATAAAGGTATTATAGTGCTACATTGATATGACACCTGACGTCCCAATTCCGCTTGAACACAGCAAAAAGGTCGCTCCAAAGAGCGACCCTGTTTGTTTAGATTCAATTATTTTACGGTCGAGAGAAGAAACTTCTCCAACATACTAGTATCGGTGATACTATGGTTACAAGCTGTGTTATCCATGCATACGTACTGGGCCACGGAAGAAATGTTGTCCGGCGTATAGCTCTTGGTCTTTACGTTGAAGAATCCGAGCTCCTGATGGCGATGACAGAACATACAATACCCTTTCTTGTTCGTGGCTGTAAGCCGTCCCTCAATTCCGAGGAATCTGCCTTCATACGGATACACGATGAACAAGCGATCGGTAGCAATGTCGGTCCATCTCAGATAAGTTGTACGTGCGTAATCGATGGATTCCAGATCCGGCACTTTGAGCTTCTTTACCTTGGGAAACAGCTTCTGAATTTGCTTCGCGGATACTTGCGGAAATGGAATCAGATATGCTTCCAGCTGGTTCAGATAGGTCTGCAACTCATGTGTCGTCTCATACGTGGATAACTGCTCCAGCAGTTGCTTCTGTTCCAGAGTAAGTTCATCGAAGATGCTCACCGCATTTGTGCCGACCGTATAACGGACGGTTTCCAATACTTTTGGATCCACAACCGAGCGTAGCGTTTTGAGCAGGAAATCAGCTTGTTTTTGAATATAATTAAATTGATGATTCTGAATAAATGGTGTTTGCATGGCGTTCAGCCCCTTATTTTTATTGGAAGAACAAATAAGGTGCAAAGCCTGCGGGATGAACCATTATGTTGATATTGATTTCAGGGCAACAATCTCATTTTTGTCGCGCCCTACACAAAGTCCGCCCCTATTCAGGCTTTGCGTAAGGCTTTCTAGCGAACGAGCAATCCGGCATCATCCATATTGCCACGTCATAACCCCCAATACGATAGATATATCGAAATTATAGCAGGGCAGCATAGTGTAGGCAACGAGCTTCGTTTCAATTTCCTCTTTTCAAGAAATATAATTACATCTTAGGCTTTCTTCCCATTTTCCACGAAATGATCTACTGCTGACTGCTCAATGGCCAGTCCTTCCGTGTAACGCTCCATGAACAAGGCAAATCCATTCACGTCCTCGCTATTTGGAGAAACCTCTTGTCCTTCTGCATCAATAAACACCTTGGTATTAAGGTACTCCGCCAAACCCTCGTGCTGCTGCTTATTAACCATGTAGGAAGCCAAAATAGCCATTCCCCATGCGCCACCTTCACCAGCGGTAGACATAACCGAAACGGGAATGTTCAGTGCGGATGCGCACATTTTTTGAGCGACTCGTGGGGTTTTGAACAATCCGCCATGCGCCCAAATGTGCTCAATCGTTACGTGCTCCTTCTGTGTCAAAATATCCAGCCCGAGCCTTAGTGCAGCAAACGCAGCAAATAGATGGACTCTCATAAAGTTTGCCAGATTGAAGCGGCTCTCTGGAGAACGCACAAACAACGGACGACCTTTTGCAATTCCTGTAATATTCTCGCCTGAATAGTAGCCATAGCTCAGTAAGCCACCGCCATCAGCGTCAGCTTTCAGTGCTTCATTGAACAACACACTGAATAATTGGTTCATATCGGGCTTCTGTCCCATCGCCTCATAAAACTCACGGAACATGTTTACCCAAGCATTAATATCGCTGGAGCAGTTATTCGCAAGAACCATAGCCACAGGATTGCCTTCAGGTGTAGTCACGATGTCAATCTCAGGGTATACCGTAGACAGGTTTTTCTCTAATACAATCATGGCAAAAATCGATGTACCTACGGAAATGTTACCCGTACGTTTTTGGACACTATTCGTAGCGACCATGCCTGTTCCAGCATCGCCTTCCGGAGGGCACAGTGGAATATTGGATTCCAAGTTACCCGATAGATCTAACAGTCGTGCACCAGCTTCACTAAGATATCCGGCATGTTCACCGGCAGTATAGACTTTAGGTAAAATATCTTTAAGATTCCACGGGTAGCCTTTGTCAGCAATTAAATCGTCAAACTTCCTCACCATATCTTCATGATATTCCAGTGTGGATTCATCAATTGGGAACATACCTGAGGCATCCCCTATACCAATAGCTTTACTGCCAGTCAACAGCCGATGTATGTAACCTGATAGTGTCGTAATATAATTGATGTTAGTGACATGCTCTTCTCCGTTCAAAATCGCTTGATACAAATGTGCGATGCTCCAGCGCTCTGGAATTTTAAACTGGAATTTCTCGGTTAGCTCTGATGCAGCCTTACCCGTTGTGGCATTGCGCCATGTACGAAACGGAACCAATAACTCCCCTGTTTGATCGAGTGCAATGTAACCCTGCATCATAGCAGAACATCCGATTGAGCCAATTTTTTGTATCGTTACACCATAATTATTCTGAATCTCTTGCTTTAATTGATGATAGGTTTGTTGCAGCCCGTGAATCATTTCATTCATATCGTAGGTCCAATAACCGTCGATCAATTGATTTGCCCACTCATAGCTGCTGGAACAGATGGTATTGAAATGGTGATCCATGAGTACAGCTTTGATTCGTGTGGATCCAAATTCAATGCCCAGCGAAGTTTCTCCCCTGACTATTGCTTGTTTCAAGTTTTGATCCATCATCGTATTCATCCTCTCTGAATTTGGAATTAGCTCGATTCGGGAAAATTTACATCCCCGTCATCGGAGTACATTGAAATGAAACCTACCCTATGATTACTCTTGTGATCACTCTTGGAAAACTGCAAATGTTTCACCTTAACAATATATTGTCCTCATTCGATGGATAGAGTGGTGGACCAGCTTCTTCATATTGCTTTGTTCTTAATATCGTTCTGTAAACCTACTCATCCACCAATCCCTCTTCATTAAATATTCAATTTTGATTGGCATAATAATGTATTCTTCCGTTACTTCAATCAGCTCATTGGGACCGTTATAGATTAAATCCACATTTAAGTGAAACGGTTTAATTTTTCTACCCACTTCATCTTCAAATTCTTGAACATAACGTATAAGGTCAGGTATCCCTTCCCAGTAATTCATTGCAGCTTGCCCGCCCGCAGGCATGTACCACCACTGCCTAAAGGATGGCCATAAATGAACCAATACCTCCCTTAATTCATGTTGTTCAACTAACTTAAAGTCGGGCAGTCCTAGCACAAATGATACATGATGATTATTTTTATGTGCCTTCTGTTGAATGCTGCGATCCCAGAACCATTTCCATTGTATTTCAAGTTTTTGATGAAGTTGATCTGATTCTACCCTTTGCCGGGATGGCCATAGATTATTCTCATTGATCTCCTCTTTAAGAAGGCCATACGTACTCGCTACATAGATCAAAAAGTTCAATTCAATATCACTGGATATACAAACAGACCATGAGTTATGGTTTTGAATCATTGACATTTCACCTTTCACCCAAAATGCATAAATTTAACGTTGATCAAGCGATTTGAGAGATATTCTTCTTCCTATTTTGTTGCACTAATATAGCTCAATTTAAAAATATGATCATACATATATGTGTAAGAATCGTAATACTCAAGCGCCTTTTTTCTCTCTTCGTGGAAAGACTTTAATCTTTCCTTGTCCCCGGTATGAACATAGGCTATTAGCTCAATACTTGCTTTTTTATATGCCTCCAAACTATAAAACGCATCAGATAAATCAGAGGAATTATAGTCTTGTACTGGAGTAAATACCTCTGGACGGATCACGACATTGGATTCGGCTTCCTTTATTAACTGTTGTAATTTGGAGATGTCAACTTGCTCTTCTAATATCACTTTACTAAGGACATCAATCACTTCTTGCTCGATCTTGTTGAATTGGCTTGTAAATTCATAGTTGGATAGATGCATTTCTATTAAATTTTTGGTGTAATGAGAATAGCTATTCACTAAATTAAGCTTGGAGTTCTTATACTCTACCGCAAATCTTGCATCACGAAGAACACTGGCCGGGATATAAGCATGATTGTCAATTATTTTGACTTCTGTCCCTGCTCTGGTCTTTAGTTCTTTTCCATTCAAAACTATACTTATCTTCTGTGGTGCACTTGTCGCTGCAAAAGCAAGAGAAGCGCTTAATAACGACAAAACCAAGGTAACGATTATCATCTTCTTCACTTCGTACACACCCTTCGATATGAATAATAAGGAGAATTTTTAATTAGCTCTCATCGTACCATTTTATTCAAATAAAGGTAATACACTACATATGTGCAACGTTCTTTTTCCATACACAAAAAAGAAGCCACCTCCCTGGCCTTCCACCAGTTCAGCAACTCCTTTTTCACACCTATTCGTACCGCTACTCGACTCTACTCCTTCACAGCCCCAACTACAATCCCGGTTACAAAGTACCGTTGCAAGAACGGATACACGAGCAGGATCGGCAGCGCGCTGATAAAGATCTGAGAAGCCCGAATCGTCCGTTGGGACAGGTTCTTCACCGCTTCTGGATCAAGCTTCGACATGTCGGCCTGCACGATAATCGTCTGCATGAATGTTGCCAGTGGCAGCTTTTCCGCATCACGGATGTAGATAATCCCGTCAAAATATGCGTTCCAATGTCCCACCATCATGAAGAGAGAAACGGTTGCAATAACGGGTACGGAGACGGGCAGATAGATTTTGATAAACGTCTGCAAGTGTCCTGCACCATCGATAAATGCGGCTTCTTCCAGGTCCTTCGGAACGGTACGGAAGAAATTCAGCAGCAGAATGATGTTAAACACCGCAACCAACCCAGGCAAAATCAAGGCCAGCAATGTGTTCATCAGACCCAGCTTCAGAATGAGGATATACCCCGGAATGAGGCCACCGCTGAACAGCATCGTGATGACAAAATACCATAGATAGATGTTACGTGCGCGGAAAACCCGCGTCTCTTTGGAAAGCGC
Above is a window of Paenibacillus sp. E222 DNA encoding:
- a CDS encoding FusB/FusC family EF-G-binding protein; this translates as MQTPFIQNHQFNYIQKQADFLLKTLRSVVDPKVLETVRYTVGTNAVSIFDELTLEQKQLLEQLSTYETTHELQTYLNQLEAYLIPFPQVSAKQIQKLFPKVKKLKVPDLESIDYARTTYLRWTDIATDRLFIVYPYEGRFLGIEGRLTATNKKGYCMFCHRHQELGFFNVKTKSYTPDNISSVAQYVCMDNTACNHSITDTSMLEKFLLSTVK
- a CDS encoding xylulokinase is translated as MDQNLKQAIVRGETSLGIEFGSTRIKAVLMDHHFNTICSSSYEWANQLIDGYWTYDMNEMIHGLQQTYHQLKQEIQNNYGVTIQKIGSIGCSAMMQGYIALDQTGELLVPFRTWRNATTGKAASELTEKFQFKIPERWSIAHLYQAILNGEEHVTNINYITTLSGYIHRLLTGSKAIGIGDASGMFPIDESTLEYHEDMVRKFDDLIADKGYPWNLKDILPKVYTAGEHAGYLSEAGARLLDLSGNLESNIPLCPPEGDAGTGMVATNSVQKRTGNISVGTSIFAMIVLEKNLSTVYPEIDIVTTPEGNPVAMVLANNCSSDINAWVNMFREFYEAMGQKPDMNQLFSVLFNEALKADADGGGLLSYGYYSGENITGIAKGRPLFVRSPESRFNLANFMRVHLFAAFAALRLGLDILTQKEHVTIEHIWAHGGLFKTPRVAQKMCASALNIPVSVMSTAGEGGAWGMAILASYMVNKQQHEGLAEYLNTKVFIDAEGQEVSPNSEDVNGFALFMERYTEGLAIEQSAVDHFVENGKKA
- a CDS encoding carbohydrate ABC transporter permease is translated as MYHKTMPYRIFSIINNVLLTILSLLCLLPLYHLLMVSLSASAPANAGLVTFWPIGFTLEAYAKTFANTNFLSSLWVSVERTVLGTGLALIVNTLAAYALSKETRVFRARNIYLWYFVITMLFSGGLIPGYILILKLGLMNTLLALILPGLVAVFNIILLLNFFRTVPKDLEEAAFIDGAGHLQTFIKIYLPVSVPVIATVSLFMMVGHWNAYFDGIIYIRDAEKLPLATFMQTIIVQADMSKLDPEAVKNLSQRTIRASQIFISALPILLVYPFLQRYFVTGIVVGAVKE